In the genome of Terriglobales bacterium, the window AGGCGTTTATGTTCCGGGCAAGGGAGGCGTGCGAATCGAAGACATGGTTTTGGTTACCGACAAAGGCTGTGAAGTGCTCACTCCGACATCAAAAGAACTCGTAATCCGCTGAGCCCAATTCCCCACGAGATCAAATGAATCAAAAAGAGCTTAGAGAGCTGATCGAGTTCCTCAAAGAGCAGGACATTGCGGAATTTGAACTAGAACGCGGCGATGTAAAGGTCCGCATTAAACGCGGAGTCCTGGCGGCAGCACCTGCGGTCCCAGTTCAAGCCGCTCCAGTTACGACTGCGCAGCTGTCAAGCCTTCCAGCGCAAGCTCCAACTGAAGCGTCGGGAGCGCCAAAGACATCTGCGGCCGCCGACGAAGGACTACACGTAGTTAAGTCTCCCATTGTGGGAACCTTCTATGAGTCTCCGTCACCTGGCTCACCGCCCTTCGTGAAGCCAGGGGATACGGTCGAAGCAGGACAAGTGCTTTGCATTATCGAA includes:
- the accB gene encoding acetyl-CoA carboxylase biotin carboxyl carrier protein yields the protein MNQKELRELIEFLKEQDIAEFELERGDVKVRIKRGVLAAAPAVPVQAAPVTTAQLSSLPAQAPTEASGAPKTSAAADEGLHVVKSPIVGTFYESPSPGSPPFVKPGDTVEAGQVLCIIEAMKLMNEIEADIGGEMVKRLVNNGQPVEYGQPLFSIRPH